Within Staphylococcus sp. NRL 16/872, the genomic segment GTTCAAGTCAAAGGATATCCACCAAGTGTTCGTGAAATCGGAGAAGCTGTCGGTTTAGCTTCCAGTTCTACCGTTCATGGTCACTTATCAAGATTAGAAGAAAAAGGATATATTAAACGAGATCCGACTAAACCGAGAGCAATTGAAATTGTAAGTGAACAATCAAATGGTTCTATTAACATGGAAGAAACAATATATGTTCCAGTAATTGGTAAAGTTACAGCTGGCGTACCTATCACTGCTGTAGAAAATATTGAAGAATATTTTCCATTACCTGAGCATTTAACATCTACTCATAACAGTGATATCTTTATTTTAAATGTCATTGGTGAAAGTATGATTGAAGCTGGCATCTTAGATGGAGACAAAGTCATCGTTAGAAGCCAAACAATTGCAGAAAATGGAGATATAATTGTAGCAATGACTGAAGATGATGAAGCTACTGTAAAACGTTTCTATAAAGAAAAAAATCGTTATAGATTACAACCAGAAAACAGCACTATGAATCCTATATATTTAGATAACGTCACTGTTATCGGTAAAGTAATAGGTCTTTATAGAGAATTATAAGTAGCACTTGTTTTCTTAAGTTAACTATCTCTCTTATATATATATATATAAAGTAAAGAACTAGAGCTAGCTTTAAGCTAGCTCTAGTTCTTTTGTTTAACTGATTCTTTTTTGTTTAAAATATCTTTTACTTTATCAAGAATGTCTTTTTTATTTTGAGTATTAGTTGTCATAATATCAACTTCCTTATCAATAAAAAGATACCCCAAACATTGTATATTTAAACCATTATCCTGTATAATTTTCAGTCCAATATGGTTGACGATCATTATTGAAATCTACTCCAACACCTAACGTAGTAAAATTGGTGTTGAGTATATTTTTACGATGACCTAAAGAATTCATCAGCCCTTCGTGCGCAAAGATACTACTTGTTTGACCGTACGCTAAATTTTCTCCAGCTGCATCAAATGTAATACCATCTTCATGCAAACGATCAAAAGGCGAATTTCCTTGTAAATCGGTATGATCAAAGTAATTATTCTTAGCCATATCTTCACTATGTTTTCTTGCTGTATGAGAAACACTGTCTGAATAACTTAGCGTATTTAAGCCATGTTGTTTACGTTCGGCATTTACAAAATCATAATTTTGATATTCATAACTTTTTTCTAAAGTGGAAGAAGGCGCACCGTATTGTTGGGACAATCGGTTTTCCATTGCCTCACTTACTTGTAATAGTGCTGTTACACCATTATTATTATGTTTATCATAAAAGACAGTTGAATAAACATGGTCTTGATGGAAGACATCGTATTCATCATTTTTCACTTCAAAACGATATCTACCTTTAACTATTTCGTTTA encodes:
- a CDS encoding CAP domain-containing protein, with the translated sequence MKKFLLFSLLLLFVILLVPLNESQPLIHLQNNVKAKVHSWMNGDASVKNNSLKVPKDQEFAINNIQLNTSKNKVERQLGKPKRVSTNEYGLKWFTYYDGNYNNFVMVSYIDNKVNALYSNQNIITSKSKIKYNTPKDVVEKRLGEPINEIVKGRYRFEVKNDEYDVFHQDHVYSTVFYDKHNNNGVTALLQVSEAMENRLSQQYGAPSSTLEKSYEYQNYDFVNAERKQHGLNTLSYSDSVSHTARKHSEDMAKNNYFDHTDLQGNSPFDRLHEDGITFDAAGENLAYGQTSSIFAHEGLMNSLGHRKNILNTNFTTLGVGVDFNNDRQPYWTENYTG
- the lexA gene encoding transcriptional repressor LexA; the encoded protein is MRELTKRQSEIYDYIKHVVQVKGYPPSVREIGEAVGLASSSTVHGHLSRLEEKGYIKRDPTKPRAIEIVSEQSNGSINMEETIYVPVIGKVTAGVPITAVENIEEYFPLPEHLTSTHNSDIFILNVIGESMIEAGILDGDKVIVRSQTIAENGDIIVAMTEDDEATVKRFYKEKNRYRLQPENSTMNPIYLDNVTVIGKVIGLYREL